Within Lolium rigidum isolate FL_2022 chromosome 5, APGP_CSIRO_Lrig_0.1, whole genome shotgun sequence, the genomic segment AGTggatttttattcacataaatgCATGTCTTGAATTGTTGAATATGGTGACTTTTTGGTTCCCTTCCTCATGTATTATATATTTGACCTTTGCATGACCACTGTTGCAGAACATCCCTCAGGAGTCGTGGCAAACATCCTGGTAATCTCTTGCTATAATCTATTTTTCTTCCTTTTGCCATTCGGATGTCAGCTGCACCTCAAGACTTGCTAAAAGGAGGGAATGATGCTAGAATATGTCAGTAGATTCTGCACCTTCTGTTGCTTGAAAGTCGGAATAGTATTTGTGTCATGCTTTCATCTTTTGAAGTGATTTTCTTTTTCGACAAGACAACAATAGACATGATGCCAGTACAGGGCACACAGGTATAGGCGGTATGGTGCTTAGTTCATGTCAAGTGGGCTGGCCATATATGGCTATATTTTACTCATTAAGGAAACAACACTGAAGTTTTAGGTTATTTCCCACATGCTTGCGTGCTTACAGTGGATGGATTTGATCTTCTTCTAACAATTTCATCTCTGTTAACACTGTAGGAGTGATCAGTGGATGGACAAGTCTTGCACTGGATGCAAGCAGTACATTGCACATCAATATTGGGACCACATGGATACTCGGAAAAAGCGTTTCTTCAAGCCTATGCTTGGCGATTTCAGAAATGGAGTGGTATGATCTTCTCAACTATGCTGTCCTTGTAGAGAAGATAAATGTTCTGTAGTTTATTAGTTTGTCATTTTGGGTAAGTGGGCATCTTAGGTCGTGAGATAACAATTTGGTGGTCTGTTGATCTTTATACTGGAGTCCGGATTTCATGACCAATTTTGCTTTTCTTTATGAGAAAATGTTTTACAATCAATTTAGAAAAACTGCTAAATTGTTATCCACTTGGGTATCTCATTCACACCAGGACTTGGGACCCACATGTCTGTCAGACATGGGTAAATCGTAAAGCAGGCTCTGACAAAATTGGCTTAGGCGAAGTTTGCAGCAGCGACCTGGTTATTTATGTGAACCTCTATAAACTTGTTATTACTCCTAAATGTTAAATATTACCGGTGTAATGTCTCCTAATTTTATGATATACTTCATTTTACTGTAAATTACCTCGTTTTTTTCCTATGTGAATTAATACCGCCTTAAGATGTAAAAAACATATTTATCATCCTTGCAGACCATACCAGAGAAGTTTGTGCGCAGCATCGGGGGACAGATTTCTGAACTAGtcaaactagaaaccccagatgGCAATACACACAATGTTCATGTTGCTAATGAACTGAATAATCTGGTCCTTCGATCCGGATGGTCAATATTTGCCAGTGTTTATGGACTTGAAGAGGGTGACTTCTTGAGGTTCAAATACAATGGAGACTCCCACTTCAAAGTTGAGATATATGATCCCACTGCTTGTGAGAAAGAATCATCCTGTGTTGTAATGAAGCGCAATCCTGGTCCCCAAAAACAGAGCATACCTCGTGATAATCCAATGCCCTCACCAGAGGGTGAAAGGCTGGATACACGTCACAATGGTTGCTACGGTGATAGTTGGAAAACTACAGAGATAAATCCAGAAGGATCTTCTCCACAGAAACCAAGTAAGTAGACATGCATTTCCCCAGTTCCAGTACAGTAGGATCAAATTTCATTATTAACAGCATTCATGTTTGATTTTGCACAGCCAAAAAAGAAGCCCCATCTTCTGAAGGCATTCAGAATTCTATGAATTCAGGTGAAGTTCAGACTTCCACCAGGTCTCGCTATTTCTCTGCGACGGAGTGCAATCTGACTAATGCACATAAGGCAGAAGTCGACAAAATTGTGCAGAATGCAGGACATGAGATTCCACCGTATGTGAAAACCATGGCCAGTACCACTCTGGTTGATGGATTTCTGGTATGTTGGCAGTTACATATCATTCATTGCAGAACTACTCAAGCTGTTGAGTGTTCAGACTTTATTTTTGTGATGCTCAGAACTTCAGACTCACCTGTTACATGTTGAAGCTTTTGCTGAACTTATTGAAACTAACTGGCATTGTTTGTAATAGGTCATATTCAACGACTATGCTATCAAATACCTACCACGTGAAGATGAAATCATCACACTTTGTCATGCCAACAATAGCAACAAATGGGGTGTTCATTTCAAGATTAACACTGATGGTACCTACCACCTTTCTGCTGGTTGGTTGGGATTTGTCCAGGACAACAAGTTGCAAGAAGGTGATACTTGCGTATTTGAAGTATTAAAGGACCCGAGAAGTTTCACAATGAAAGTTCATCTGCTTAAAGCAAACTATCACCGTCCACCAGGTAATACCTGCATATAGAGGAATCATGCTTTAGATGTAGTTCGTGGTTGACATTTGTTCAATTTAAATATTCGTACATGTAGCATGCAAAATGCCTGTGGTTTGATAGCCATATGTTTGATAGTTTGCGATTGGGGCTTCTATGCAGGATTTGTCAGTTCTGCCAACGTTCTTAGGCCTGAAGATAATGTGAGGTACTCACGATTCACTGTTCTAAAGGGTATGCTGAAGACTAAAGTCTATGAGAAAGTAGCAGATATCAAGTCTGAGAACCCAATTTTTGTGTCTGTCATGCTGAAATCCAATATTGGTGGCAACTCGCCCAATCTGGTGAGTCACAATTGCTATTTTCATGTGAAAAGTTATGGAAACAGATACAACATCAGCGGAAGTTTATTCCCTGTTAAACTAAGAAAACATAAAATTAGAGAAGTTTAAGTTCTCTTTTTATTGATTCTATTGGTCTCACTGAATCACACAATTTTCTCATGCAATCAGGCCTTCAGTATGGATTATGCCAGAGATTATCTCCCTACTGAGAGCCAAATTATCAGGCTTCATCGGCCCGGGGAAAGCACAACATGGAAAACTTTGTTCAAGATCCATGATGGAAGGCGTTGGCTTGTTAGAGGCTGGAGGCAATTTTGCAATGACAACAAACTGAAACTTCATGATGTGTGCCTCTTGGAACGcatgaagaacaagaagaagctcAGGATGATGGTCCATATCATCCGAAAAGAAGAGTACTATTGATTTGTCGCCTTTGTGCCTATGCTTATGTAATCGGGAAATTTAGTATTATCAGTTGATTATGTGTTTGGATTTCCCATGATCATATCCACCCCCGACTCATTAGAGTATCAAATAACCTGTGACAAACTCAAACTCTCTGAATGTCATAGAATAAACACCTGGATATGATGATACACTGATACTTCCTGGTTAGTTCGTGTAAGGGACATGAGCAATTCTTATTTGGACTTCTAAATATCAGTACAAGTTGGGTACTGGGCAATAAACCTAGTGGAAATGGTCGTAGTGGCACACCCCATTTGCTACCACCCAGTTGAGATGGCTCCTACCCCGTTGGACGTCTAAATATCAAtatataaattattctgaatattCACGGAGGGGGGCGTATACACCGAAAGTGCAGATTTTGTGCTAACCCCATGAACTGATGTGTAGAAATAGAGAAGGTTATGTACTGCCCTACATCTATGCCAAATGTTAACCCGAAAAATACAAGTACTGCGAGAAAAAACATACATGGCAAACTTTTCGTTTCACCAAATATTGGTGTTTTAAATTTCTAGTTACCCAAAAGTACTTTTGTCCTTTGCTATCCAACCAGAGTGGATCTCCAGATTAAGATGCAAGCACATATTCTTCAAAATTCTCTAACAATGGACAAACAAAACTTAAACTAGAAAGAAGACACTGAAGCAAAGCTATAGAGAACGACAGTGTTAACACAGACCGACCAAGAAGAGGAGGCAAAGATTACACCACAAGAGCCTACCAAgcttggctgcctcgtggccataTCATCCAGCCATCCTATACATGTGCGAACCTAGCCACGTTCAGAGTGCACCACTGAAGGCATGACCCACGGAGGGGTACCCGCATGGCGGACACACTGGTTGGCAACTGCCACACAAGCCTAAACTAGAAACACAGCCACCAAGAAACCAAAAACCATCATGTGCAATAACATGGGAGGAGACGAAAAAGCATGCAATCAACATCCACGCAAGGACGAACCTCATGAAGAAACAACAACACAGACAATAACAAAAGAACCACGTGTCTCAGAGCAAGCAAACAACTACGAAACCTAGCCTTCCGCACCATACGACCTGCGAGAGAAGGCAACCAAGAAAACATAGCACAACAACGCACAACAGAATGGCCACCAGAGCGGGCACATGAACGAACACAGCCGCGACCGCGAGAATAGAGTGATGCACCCAAGAAAAGAACACCTACCGACACCAGAAACACGGATGGGCAACATCGAAGCTACGCAGAGAAGATACGTAAaatcacactagtagaaaatggggcaaccatctaagcctttagtaccggttcccttacgaaccggtactaaaggggtcaTTTGTACTGGTTCGGGCACTCAGGCGGGCGaggagctttcgtaccggttcgttaggggctttcgtaccggttcgtgttaggaaccggtacgaaaggtcttcggcccgAATTTCAGGCGCGGGTGGGGccagggctggacctttggtaccggttcatctaaagaaccggtactaaagggtgcctcTATATATGATCACTGCCCCCCCCCCGATCCTTTCTcattttttcctctctctctcacatttctaaaatttttgcacctctcacactccaacaaatcttcattttttctccaccattttaacaagattaacgatatccatctatccaagggttagcaatatcatcctttcttccggcgtttctaatttagctcatttctttgctagtttatctcgtattatttttctagtgctagcaaggtgttcgatgaaatgcctaagttagggattttattttttttatatgcaatttaagCTGAAATTatagtatgttttgtaggttttagtatcatccccgtcctcaccgccgtcgatcgccagcgtcgtcccctagccggcaccgtaccacctcggtgagcctcttcttttttataaaaaaagaattttatgtgatgaacttgaatattaattaagttggtcactcatatatccatgatgttgtgtaattaatgatttttgatatacatatataatgcagatgagtcgacaatggatgtacggtgaccggtgccatcccgacttcattaatggcatgcattattttctcaacgtggctgaggcaaacatgcggtcgaatggtttcatctattgcccatgtagttcc encodes:
- the LOC124655772 gene encoding B3 domain-containing protein LOC_Os12g40080-like, giving the protein MDIPCHWQDIAEAGCASPCPKRRLVLDCPMRALAEGRACSKMQLFLCFHSIQGVSRVAEASPLRRGFGVCCLAVIHQSKSDASLPQGGLQVIRSQARILKFFFIAKIENIPQESWQTSWSDQWMDKSCTGCKQYIAHQYWDHMDTRKKRFFKPMLGDFRNGVTIPEKFVRSIGGQISELVKLETPDGNTHNVHVANELNNLVLRSGWSIFASVYGLEEGDFLRFKYNGDSHFKVEIYDPTACEKESSCVVMKRNPGPQKQSIPRDNPMPSPEGERLDTRHNGCYGDSWKTTEINPEGSSPQKPTKKEAPSSEGIQNSMNSGEVQTSTRSRYFSATECNLTNAHKAEVDKIVQNAGHEIPPYVKTMASTTLVDGFLVIFNDYAIKYLPREDEIITLCHANNSNKWGVHFKINTDGTYHLSAGWLGFVQDNKLQEGDTCVFEVLKDPRSFTMKVHLLKANYHRPPGFVSSANVLRPEDNVRYSRFTVLKGMLKTKVYEKVADIKSENPIFVSVMLKSNIGGNSPNLAFSMDYARDYLPTESQIIRLHRPGESTTWKTLFKIHDGRRWLVRGWRQFCNDNKLKLHDVCLLERMKNKKKLRMMVHIIRKEEYY